One genomic segment of Hordeum vulgare subsp. vulgare chromosome 2H, MorexV3_pseudomolecules_assembly, whole genome shotgun sequence includes these proteins:
- the LOC123431387 gene encoding UDP-glucuronic acid decarboxylase 2-like: MDYHRGANLEVRIARICNTYGPRMCIDYGRVVSNFIAQALRKEPLTVYGDGKQTRSFQYVSDLVEGLIRLMEGDHIGPFNLGNPGKFTMLELAKVVQDTIDHDEDVKHLDR; this comes from the exons ATGGACTACCACCGTGGTGCCAACCTTGAA GTTAGGATTGCTCGGATCTGTAACACCTATGGCccacgcatgtgcattgactatggTCGTGTTGTCAGCAACTTTATTGCTCAG GCGCTAAGGAAGGAGCCTTTGACGGTTTACGGCGATGGCAAGCAGACCAGGAGTTTCCAATATGTTTCTGATTTG GTTGAGGGGTTGATCAGGCTGATGGAAGGTGATCACATTGGGCCATTCAACTTGGGAAACCCCGGTAAGTTCACCATGCTGGAACTGGCCAAGGTTGTCCAGGACACCATCGACCATGATG AGGATGTGAAACATTTAGACCGCTGA